One window from the genome of Hyperolius riggenbachi isolate aHypRig1 chromosome 6, aHypRig1.pri, whole genome shotgun sequence encodes:
- the LOC137522900 gene encoding nectin-2-like isoform X1: MKAEVFILGESRMDCTWVLFSCFLLLNSIGLQAQVTVLDKLTGFIGQEVLLPCTFQSKDPNIRVSQIQWMKDGRSVAIYSPQHGNYVTDSNFQLPDPSQRSATLRIMQVNAKDEGDYTCEATVFPDGIHRAVSSLTVKSLLAQVNVQEKVTGLIGQEVILPCTFRSRDPNIRVSQIMWLKEGRSIAVYSPQHGTYVEDSNFQLLQPSQKSATLRIIQVHAKDGGDYTCQVTVYSDGIHSAVSTLTVKDSSVLGLQTQVDVQDKLTGFIGQEVLLPCTIHSNDLNIRVSQISWIKDGQNIAVYSPQHGTHVMDFNFKFLQPSQKNGTLSIMQVRTKDEGNYTCEVTLFPGVILRGVSSFIVKENADNCRILEKLKTYEEDIQDLMEAVKGLQTSIKELRADFAHFKNSLPVNELQVIINELRADIANFTKNAN, translated from the exons GCCTACAGGCACAGGTAACTGTCCTAGACAAGTTGACCGGCTTCATTGGCCAGGAAGTACTTTTGCCATGCACTTTCCAAAGCAAGGACCCCAATATCCGCGTCAGCCAGATCCAGTGGATGAAGGATGGGCGCAGTGTGGCAATTTACAGTCCTCAGCATGGAAATTACGTGACTGACTCTAATTTTCAGCTACCGGACCCATCCCAGAGAAGTGCGACGCTCCGCATCATGCAAGTCAATGCCAAAGATGAGGGAGATTACACTTGTGAAGCGACAGTCTTTCCTGATGGAATTCACAGGGCTGTCTCCTCTCTGACGGTCAAAA GCCTACTTGCACAGGTAAATGTCCAAGAGAAGGTGACCGGTCTCATTGGCCAGGAAGTCATTTTGCCATGCACTTTCCGCAGCAGAGATCCCAACATCCGCGTCAGCCAGATCATGTGGCTGAAAGAAGGGCGCAGTATTGCAGTTTACAGTCCTCAGCATGGAACATATGTGGAAGACTCCAATTTTCAGTTACTACAACCATCCCAGAAAAGCGCAACACTCCGCATCATTCAAGTCCATGCTAAAGATGGTGGAGATTACACTTGTCAAGTGACTGTCTATTCTGATGGAATCCATTCTGCTGTTTCAACTCTGACTGTTAAAG ATTCTTCAGTTTTGGGTCTGCAGACACAAGTCGATGTCCAAGACAAGCTGACCGGCTTCATTGGCCAGGAAGTTCTTTTGCCATGTACTATACACAGCAACGACCTCAACATCCGTGTCAGCCAGATCTCATGGATTAAGGATGGGCAAAATATTGCAGTTTACAGTCCTCAGCATGGAACTCATGTTATGGACTTCAATTTTAAGTTTTTGCAACCATCACAGAAAAACGGAACACTCAGCATCATGCAAGTCCGTACCAAGGATGAGGGAAATTATACGTGTGAAGTGACTCTCTTTCCTGGTGTAATCCTTAGGGGTGTCTCATCTTTCATTGTCAAAG AAAATGCTGATAACTGCAGGATTCTGGAAAAATTGAAGACCTACGAAGAGGACATCCAAGACCTTATGGAGGCTGTCAAAGGACTCCAAACCTCCATTAAAGAGTTAAGGGCAgactttgcccattttaaaaacaGTCTCCCTGTTAATGAACTACAAGTCATCATTAACGAGTTGAGGGCAGACATTGCCAATTTTACAAAGAATGCCAATTAG
- the LOC137522900 gene encoding nectin-2-like isoform X2: MKAEVFILGESRMDCTWVLFSCFLLLNSIGLQAQVTVLDKLTGFIGQEVLLPCTFQSKDPNIRVSQIQWMKDGRSVAIYSPQHGNYVTDSNFQLPDPSQRSATLRIMQVNAKDEGDYTCEATVFPDGIHRAVSSLTVKSLLAQVNVQEKVTGLIGQEVILPCTFRSRDPNIRVSQIMWLKEGRSIAVYSPQHGTYVEDSNFQLLQPSQKSATLRIIQVHAKDGGDYTCQVTVYSDGIHSAVSTLTVKVLGLQTQVDVQDKLTGFIGQEVLLPCTIHSNDLNIRVSQISWIKDGQNIAVYSPQHGTHVMDFNFKFLQPSQKNGTLSIMQVRTKDEGNYTCEVTLFPGVILRGVSSFIVKENADNCRILEKLKTYEEDIQDLMEAVKGLQTSIKELRADFAHFKNSLPVNELQVIINELRADIANFTKNAN, encoded by the exons GCCTACAGGCACAGGTAACTGTCCTAGACAAGTTGACCGGCTTCATTGGCCAGGAAGTACTTTTGCCATGCACTTTCCAAAGCAAGGACCCCAATATCCGCGTCAGCCAGATCCAGTGGATGAAGGATGGGCGCAGTGTGGCAATTTACAGTCCTCAGCATGGAAATTACGTGACTGACTCTAATTTTCAGCTACCGGACCCATCCCAGAGAAGTGCGACGCTCCGCATCATGCAAGTCAATGCCAAAGATGAGGGAGATTACACTTGTGAAGCGACAGTCTTTCCTGATGGAATTCACAGGGCTGTCTCCTCTCTGACGGTCAAAA GCCTACTTGCACAGGTAAATGTCCAAGAGAAGGTGACCGGTCTCATTGGCCAGGAAGTCATTTTGCCATGCACTTTCCGCAGCAGAGATCCCAACATCCGCGTCAGCCAGATCATGTGGCTGAAAGAAGGGCGCAGTATTGCAGTTTACAGTCCTCAGCATGGAACATATGTGGAAGACTCCAATTTTCAGTTACTACAACCATCCCAGAAAAGCGCAACACTCCGCATCATTCAAGTCCATGCTAAAGATGGTGGAGATTACACTTGTCAAGTGACTGTCTATTCTGATGGAATCCATTCTGCTGTTTCAACTCTGACTGTTAAAG TTTTGGGTCTGCAGACACAAGTCGATGTCCAAGACAAGCTGACCGGCTTCATTGGCCAGGAAGTTCTTTTGCCATGTACTATACACAGCAACGACCTCAACATCCGTGTCAGCCAGATCTCATGGATTAAGGATGGGCAAAATATTGCAGTTTACAGTCCTCAGCATGGAACTCATGTTATGGACTTCAATTTTAAGTTTTTGCAACCATCACAGAAAAACGGAACACTCAGCATCATGCAAGTCCGTACCAAGGATGAGGGAAATTATACGTGTGAAGTGACTCTCTTTCCTGGTGTAATCCTTAGGGGTGTCTCATCTTTCATTGTCAAAG AAAATGCTGATAACTGCAGGATTCTGGAAAAATTGAAGACCTACGAAGAGGACATCCAAGACCTTATGGAGGCTGTCAAAGGACTCCAAACCTCCATTAAAGAGTTAAGGGCAgactttgcccattttaaaaacaGTCTCCCTGTTAATGAACTACAAGTCATCATTAACGAGTTGAGGGCAGACATTGCCAATTTTACAAAGAATGCCAATTAG